One genomic segment of Desulforamulus reducens MI-1 includes these proteins:
- a CDS encoding phage late control D family protein, translating to MKTRRAHLELSYNGINISADLQPHLINWTSTDNLSGQADDIQITLEDRARLWIGDWMPDKGATLKAKIVQENKKFANTKESLDLGTFEIDEVENNYPPSTVSMKGISIPESSSLKGEAKNKAWEKTKLSVIAKDIANGSGVKLFYDTSDDPDYDRMEQTQESDLAFLTRLCNDAGLCLKVTGTQINIFDEQKYEQQPPITRIMVGEGFIKGYRCRTTLNGLYKSCRVEYYDANKKQTIKFVFTPPNPPKTGRVLVINERVTSVQEAERLAKKRLRQANREGMTVSLDLMGDVRFAAGVTVRLVGFGVFDGNYIIIQAAHSQQGGGYETKLELRKCLEGY from the coding sequence GTGAAGACAAGACGCGCACACCTTGAGCTGTCTTATAACGGCATAAACATATCTGCTGATTTGCAGCCGCATTTAATTAATTGGACATCGACCGATAATCTAAGCGGTCAAGCCGATGATATACAGATTACTTTGGAGGATCGTGCGCGGTTGTGGATTGGGGACTGGATGCCTGATAAAGGTGCAACTTTAAAGGCAAAGATAGTGCAGGAGAATAAAAAGTTCGCTAATACAAAAGAGAGCCTTGACCTTGGAACTTTTGAGATTGATGAGGTAGAGAATAATTATCCTCCGTCAACAGTTTCAATGAAAGGTATTTCAATACCTGAATCATCCTCCCTTAAAGGAGAGGCTAAAAACAAAGCGTGGGAAAAAACAAAACTGTCCGTTATCGCAAAGGATATTGCTAACGGTTCCGGGGTTAAACTTTTTTATGACACATCTGATGATCCGGATTATGACCGGATGGAGCAAACGCAGGAATCTGACCTTGCATTTCTTACTCGGCTTTGTAACGATGCCGGTCTTTGCCTTAAGGTAACCGGAACTCAAATAAACATATTTGATGAACAGAAATATGAGCAGCAACCGCCCATTACCAGAATTATGGTGGGAGAAGGATTTATAAAAGGCTATCGATGCAGAACTACTTTAAACGGGCTGTATAAATCGTGTCGGGTAGAGTATTACGATGCTAATAAAAAACAAACGATTAAATTCGTTTTCACACCACCAAACCCGCCTAAAACAGGACGGGTTTTAGTTATTAACGAACGTGTTACATCGGTGCAAGAGGCAGAAAGACTTGCTAAAAAACGATTACGTCAAGCTAATAGAGAAGGCATGACCGTTTCTCTTGATTTAATGGGCGACGTAAGGTTTGCAGCTGGGGTAACTGTGAGGCTGGTTGGTTTTGGCGTTTTTGATGGAAATTATATCATTATCCAAGCAGCCCATAGTCAGCAAGGAGGCGGCTATGAAACAAAATTAGAGCTGCGTAAATGCTTGGAGGGGTATTAA
- a CDS encoding phage tail protein, giving the protein MSKSIYDVSLLDIMPQSLLADPFIKAMAMALDPELQAISSEIILCSLLPRIDDLPEDIVNHLLVQFHVDFCYSDLTLDQKRTLVKQALPWHRRKGTPAMVEEVVSVLFGGDAKVSEWFEYGGQPFYFKIKTEAIDTTPAHLEAIRKAVNLAKNSRSWLQSIGFLLNLKEEVNLELTLQSSIPIADFKEAVLRPGFRHCTDAKIYRDVFGIIDYKSVVNHNGKFLHLNDEQVLEVITEPSGIPRAGVRYAGTIDYNGQIIHDSSLNHDTKPDTWVPHEYTALGEDEESATVSVTPNLSDAQEHWIYYSADWKHNENYHGPRAAHSRIGSIDATLATSDTVDTQELKQLSLTRDFVDNLTGRPRIHGPVGMEAYARGFRHDISFPRNELNLRWGLFKYWGSIKRSILWKHDGSINYSYFEGERSTDVSVSMAAETTAVAPKYNGLHRHTTNGLSGTSRLPGPVNDCVVEPLEASLQYIDQVPDADGIVQENANITIHAEELFNRKSRQHDGELLYTGKGPRSGPFVYNGVYLHEQTAENSLNKAAITLSDMSCRRRYGGIFNAHNRGRRWYHTGQLLRRPFGRHGSAWQHDSLQRYLEGCARYGDPAYMHDGIDSYGFPRLVHDGSVLRLEMVPEERMQLNIRRGYRRVAA; this is encoded by the coding sequence ATGAGTAAAAGCATCTATGATGTGAGCCTTCTCGATATAATGCCGCAGTCGCTTTTAGCTGACCCATTTATCAAGGCCATGGCGATGGCCCTGGATCCCGAGCTTCAGGCGATATCATCAGAGATTATTCTTTGTTCGTTACTGCCAAGGATTGATGATTTGCCGGAGGATATCGTTAATCATTTGTTGGTTCAGTTTCACGTTGATTTTTGTTATTCCGATTTAACTTTGGATCAAAAAAGGACGCTGGTTAAACAAGCTTTGCCCTGGCACCGGCGCAAAGGAACGCCGGCAATGGTGGAGGAAGTCGTTAGCGTATTATTCGGCGGGGATGCAAAGGTTTCCGAGTGGTTTGAATATGGGGGGCAGCCGTTTTATTTCAAGATAAAAACAGAAGCTATAGATACAACTCCAGCTCATTTAGAAGCAATCAGAAAAGCTGTTAATTTAGCAAAGAACAGCAGGTCATGGCTGCAGTCAATTGGTTTCTTGCTAAATCTAAAGGAAGAAGTCAATCTGGAATTAACTTTACAAAGCAGCATACCTATTGCTGATTTTAAAGAAGCTGTTTTGCGGCCCGGTTTTAGACACTGTACGGATGCAAAGATTTACCGCGATGTGTTTGGAATCATTGATTATAAAAGCGTGGTTAACCATAATGGTAAATTCTTGCACCTTAATGACGAGCAGGTGCTGGAGGTTATTACGGAGCCCAGCGGCATACCGCGTGCTGGTGTTAGGTACGCAGGAACGATTGATTATAACGGGCAAATAATTCACGATAGCAGCCTTAATCATGACACAAAACCAGATACTTGGGTACCGCATGAGTATACGGCTCTTGGAGAGGATGAAGAAAGCGCGACGGTTTCGGTAACTCCGAATTTATCCGATGCTCAGGAACACTGGATTTATTATTCGGCTGACTGGAAGCATAACGAGAATTACCACGGACCCAGAGCGGCCCATTCCAGAATTGGCAGCATAGATGCAACTTTAGCTACCAGTGATACTGTTGATACTCAGGAGCTGAAGCAGTTATCATTAACTCGTGATTTCGTTGATAATCTTACCGGAAGACCACGCATTCACGGCCCTGTCGGTATGGAAGCTTACGCGAGAGGCTTTAGGCATGATATCTCCTTCCCGAGAAATGAATTAAATCTTAGGTGGGGGCTATTCAAATATTGGGGCAGTATAAAGCGGTCGATATTATGGAAACACGACGGAAGTATTAATTATAGCTACTTTGAAGGTGAACGTTCAACCGATGTTAGCGTATCTATGGCCGCTGAAACAACAGCCGTAGCGCCTAAATACAACGGCTTGCATAGGCATACCACAAACGGTCTTAGTGGAACTAGCCGATTACCCGGGCCGGTTAATGATTGCGTTGTGGAGCCGCTTGAAGCATCGCTTCAGTATATCGATCAGGTTCCCGATGCGGATGGAATTGTACAGGAGAATGCTAATATTACAATCCATGCTGAGGAGCTATTTAACCGTAAATCCAGACAGCACGATGGGGAGCTGCTTTATACCGGGAAAGGTCCACGTAGCGGACCGTTTGTGTATAACGGGGTATACCTGCATGAACAAACTGCAGAAAACAGCTTAAATAAAGCAGCTATTACTCTTTCGGACATGAGCTGCCGCCGTAGATACGGCGGTATTTTTAATGCCCATAACCGAGGTCGCCGCTGGTATCATACCGGGCAGTTATTGCGCAGGCCTTTTGGCCGTCACGGCAGCGCCTGGCAGCATGATAGCCTGCAGCGGTATCTGGAAGGGTGTGCAAGGTACGGAGATCCCGCCTACATGCATGATGGCATTGATAGTTACGGATTCCCGCGCCTGGTACATGATGGCTCTGTTTTGCGTTTGGAAATGGTACCAGAAGAACGCATGCAGCTTAATATTCGGCGGGGATATCGCCGTGTGGCAGCTTAG
- a CDS encoding phage baseplate assembly protein V, with the protein MDLIRVGQISSVNPEKCTARVMFQDKSDVVSYDLPVMVRGSLNNKDYWIPAPGEQVICLFLSSGVAQGFVLGSIYSEKDKPPVKDSNKRHISFSDGTKIEYDAATHTLTVNATGPVNIVAAGNVNVTGDVIADGISLKKHIHDGVMGGSSSTNPPVGGG; encoded by the coding sequence ATGGACCTAATAAGAGTTGGGCAGATATCATCAGTGAATCCTGAAAAATGCACCGCAAGAGTTATGTTTCAGGATAAATCAGATGTAGTTTCTTATGATTTGCCTGTCATGGTGAGGGGATCACTAAATAATAAGGACTATTGGATTCCGGCTCCGGGTGAGCAAGTAATCTGTCTATTCTTATCCTCTGGCGTTGCCCAGGGATTTGTTTTAGGTTCCATATATTCCGAAAAGGATAAACCACCGGTTAAAGACAGTAATAAAAGGCACATATCATTTTCCGATGGAACTAAGATTGAATATGATGCAGCAACTCATACATTGACGGTTAATGCTACGGGTCCGGTTAATATCGTAGCCGCTGGCAACGTGAATGTAACCGGCGATGTTATAGCCGATGGAATAAGTCTTAAAAAACACATTCATGACGGTGTTATGGGCGGTAGCTCTAGCACCAATCCTCCTGTTGGAGGTGGTTAA
- a CDS encoding phage tail tape measure protein, whose protein sequence is MANRLYEMAIQLAGHVSSSLPRAFRSTSDHMQNLNQQTNTARTALRNLERVQNDVARSRQLQEQVAQTSQEFQEARERVNRLAAELIRTENPTRELQQRFRQAESEANRLNTRLTAQRSDLQRLQAALREAGADTRNLDQEYRDLTQQLQRAEQAQRSFNRAVQANERNQEIREKSQGAVMTAAAAATPIVGATVAANNYVEAQRNIQIQSNLTAKQVSTAWEVVRQAHLSGLGGGIQETANAYGQMSQIIKNESADQQKTALQTALAIEKYWGEAPDSMAKAVHNLTSNFKGLSSTGAMDIVAAGFKNGLNYANDYLDTLYEYSPQFESIGYNAKQFYSVLAAGKNAGAFNLDKVADAVKEFNIRAKDGSKTTADGFAMIGLDAGKMASEIAVGGKRGVAALDQTIKALRNVQDPVKRNQAGVALFGTQWEDLTEKVILSMNVMDQAGNSIDGTAKKVVDAATKAGEGGPTWTQLGRQVYDAAAKMGNALLPVVTPLANKLTSLTKNVSAFIEKNPELSRVLMVGAAGAVGLGLAVAGLTFVISSAINPFLSFYAWSKKIELGNKLAAGATKAWTAAQWLWNAAMTAGRALLSAGRLIAYYAIMGTIFGATKAWTAAQWLWNAAMTAGRALLSAGRLIAYYAIMGTIFGATKAWTAAQWLLNVALNANPIGLVIGLIAGLVAAGVLLYKNWDTVKAKAGELWNGIETAFKRGVNGAIGWVNALIDKVNKIPGINIQKIGLVSTAGSGSANVANLHKYAAGGFADRPSIFGEAGPEAAIPLKKTKRSYELWEKTGKLLGILPVKESTKVNQKTSLITKIAKVANLHKYAAGGFANRPSIFGEAGPEAAIPLKKTKRSYELWEKTGRLLGILPVKKSTEVNQKTSLITKMAKVANLHKYAAGGFANRPSIFGEAGPEAAIPLARSARSLSLWQRVGQVLGIHTLVSGSGSEPGFKRFNISNALKQLSQNDNSSSMVINVNPTFAPVINGSGDNVKETLQEQQDSFMDKLERLIEDKVNAMQRQKRRVAYAD, encoded by the coding sequence ATGGCTAATAGGTTATATGAAATGGCTATTCAATTAGCCGGACACGTCAGCTCATCGTTACCACGGGCATTCAGGTCAACAAGTGACCACATGCAAAACCTTAACCAGCAGACGAATACTGCACGTACAGCATTAAGGAACTTGGAGCGGGTCCAGAACGATGTCGCCAGAAGTCGTCAGCTGCAGGAACAGGTTGCTCAAACGAGCCAGGAGTTCCAAGAAGCTAGGGAAAGAGTTAACCGCCTGGCAGCAGAACTCATTCGCACAGAGAACCCCACGCGGGAGTTGCAGCAACGTTTTCGGCAGGCTGAAAGTGAAGCTAATAGATTAAACACCAGGCTTACCGCTCAGCGTTCTGATCTCCAAAGGCTGCAGGCCGCTTTACGTGAGGCCGGAGCTGATACTCGTAACCTGGACCAGGAATACCGGGATTTAACACAACAACTACAAAGAGCTGAACAGGCGCAGCGCAGTTTTAACCGGGCTGTCCAGGCAAACGAACGTAATCAAGAAATAAGGGAAAAATCGCAGGGTGCAGTAATGACAGCGGCGGCAGCAGCCACTCCAATAGTAGGGGCTACTGTAGCCGCTAATAATTACGTAGAGGCTCAGCGTAATATTCAAATTCAGTCTAATCTAACAGCAAAACAAGTCAGCACAGCTTGGGAGGTTGTGCGCCAGGCGCATCTATCCGGCTTGGGTGGAGGTATTCAAGAGACAGCCAATGCCTATGGTCAGATGTCACAGATAATTAAAAATGAATCCGCAGACCAGCAAAAAACTGCATTACAGACTGCCCTAGCCATTGAAAAATATTGGGGTGAAGCTCCGGATAGTATGGCAAAAGCAGTCCATAACTTGACATCAAACTTTAAAGGGCTATCCAGCACCGGGGCAATGGATATAGTAGCGGCTGGTTTTAAGAACGGCCTGAACTATGCTAATGACTACCTTGATACTCTTTACGAATACAGCCCGCAGTTTGAATCTATCGGCTATAACGCCAAGCAGTTTTATTCCGTCTTGGCAGCAGGTAAAAACGCCGGCGCTTTTAACTTGGACAAGGTTGCAGATGCTGTGAAGGAATTTAATATTAGGGCTAAAGACGGCAGTAAAACAACGGCAGACGGGTTTGCAATGATTGGCCTTGATGCGGGTAAGATGGCAAGTGAAATTGCAGTCGGCGGTAAGCGGGGAGTTGCAGCCCTCGACCAAACTATTAAGGCATTGCGTAACGTCCAGGACCCAGTTAAACGAAATCAGGCAGGGGTGGCCCTTTTCGGTACCCAGTGGGAGGATCTCACCGAGAAGGTAATTCTGAGCATGAATGTTATGGATCAAGCCGGTAATAGCATAGATGGCACAGCTAAAAAGGTTGTGGATGCTGCTACGAAAGCTGGTGAAGGGGGTCCCACCTGGACGCAACTTGGACGACAGGTGTATGACGCTGCTGCAAAAATGGGTAATGCCTTGCTGCCGGTAGTAACGCCGCTTGCTAATAAGCTAACCAGCCTAACTAAAAACGTTTCAGCCTTTATTGAGAAGAACCCCGAGCTGTCGAGAGTATTAATGGTTGGTGCTGCGGGTGCTGTAGGATTAGGTCTAGCGGTGGCCGGGTTAACCTTTGTCATAAGTTCTGCTATAAACCCATTTTTAAGCTTTTACGCCTGGTCTAAAAAGATTGAGTTAGGTAATAAGTTAGCTGCAGGTGCTACAAAGGCTTGGACTGCTGCACAATGGCTATGGAACGCAGCAATGACGGCAGGTAGGGCTTTGCTTTCTGCAGGTAGATTGATAGCTTATTATGCAATAATGGGTACTATATTCGGTGCTACAAAGGCTTGGACTGCTGCACAATGGCTATGGAACGCAGCAATGACGGCAGGTAGGGCTTTGCTTTCTGCAGGTAGATTGATAGCTTATTATGCAATAATGGGTACTATATTCGGTGCTACAAAGGCTTGGACTGCTGCACAGTGGCTTTTAAATGTGGCCCTAAACGCTAACCCTATAGGCTTGGTGATCGGTCTTATTGCGGGGCTTGTTGCGGCTGGCGTGCTACTTTATAAGAACTGGGATACTGTTAAGGCCAAGGCCGGAGAACTATGGAATGGCATCGAAACGGCTTTTAAACGAGGTGTTAACGGCGCGATAGGTTGGGTTAACGCTTTAATAGATAAAGTTAATAAAATTCCTGGCATCAATATTCAAAAAATCGGACTGGTATCTACTGCCGGTAGTGGCTCTGCCAATGTCGCCAACCTGCACAAATATGCAGCCGGTGGCTTTGCAGACCGGCCCTCGATATTCGGTGAAGCCGGGCCAGAAGCGGCCATACCTCTAAAGAAAACAAAGAGATCTTATGAGCTTTGGGAAAAGACGGGTAAATTGTTGGGTATATTGCCGGTTAAAGAAAGCACTAAGGTTAATCAAAAAACTTCTTTAATCACGAAAATAGCAAAGGTCGCCAACCTGCACAAATATGCAGCCGGTGGCTTTGCTAACCGGCCCTCGATATTCGGTGAAGCCGGGCCAGAAGCGGCCATTCCTCTTAAGAAAACAAAGAGGTCTTATGAGCTTTGGGAAAAGACCGGTCGACTTCTGGGTATTTTGCCGGTTAAAAAGAGCACTGAGGTTAATCAAAAAACTTCTTTAATCACCAAAATGGCAAAGGTCGCCAACCTGCACAAATATGCAGCCGGTGGCTTTGCTAACCGGCCCTCGATATTCGGTGAAGCCGGGCCAGAAGCGGCCATTCCTCTTGCTAGATCTGCTCGCAGTTTGTCCTTGTGGCAGCGAGTTGGGCAGGTATTAGGCATCCACACACTTGTGTCTGGGTCCGGGTCTGAGCCTGGGTTTAAAAGGTTTAACATATCAAATGCGTTGAAACAGTTATCCCAGAATGATAATAGCAGCAGCATGGTGATTAATGTTAATCCGACTTTTGCGCCGGTTATAAATGGCTCCGGGGATAATGTGAAAGAAACTCTGCAAGAACAGCAGGACAGCTTTATGGATAAGCTAGAAAGGCTGATTGAGGATAAAGTAAATGCCATGCAGCGGCAGAAAAGGCGGGTTGCTTATGCCGACTAG
- a CDS encoding phage tail protein, with protein MIGVFGDVVFEVSSRRIRTFDDFSRSITSRWEDHNIVGRKPMPEFVGPTLDTVSFSMRFDAHFGVNPRSEMDKLLIMCRSGEAETLIIGGKPLGVYKWVITDVKQSWSVVDNKGNVIIGVVDVTLKEYT; from the coding sequence ATGATTGGTGTTTTTGGCGACGTTGTTTTTGAAGTATCATCACGCAGAATTCGTACTTTTGATGATTTCAGTCGGTCCATAACGAGCAGATGGGAAGACCATAATATCGTTGGCAGGAAGCCGATGCCAGAGTTCGTAGGGCCAACTTTGGATACTGTTAGCTTTTCAATGCGTTTCGACGCGCATTTCGGTGTTAACCCCAGGTCAGAAATGGATAAACTTCTAATTATGTGTAGATCAGGTGAGGCAGAAACATTAATAATCGGTGGTAAACCGTTGGGCGTTTATAAGTGGGTTATTACCGACGTTAAACAATCATGGTCAGTGGTTGATAACAAAGGCAATGTAATTATCGGTGTCGTGGATGTAACCCTTAAAGAGTATACCTAG
- a CDS encoding baseplate assembly protein: MTVPRFNLPDISFTEKSATQIEADFLAAYKSLTGQVLGDADPRRKFIQALIPIIAQQRVLIDNTGKQNLISYAVDNSLDHIGALTETSRLQATYATATERFTLLEAQVQAYTIPVGSRVTAGDNVFWATTEPLVIPAGQLTGDVQVQCQTIGAAGNGYLPGHINQLVDPLPYVVTVSNITESEGGIDIEANDPYAERIHEALESFSTAGPEGAYEYWAKTASQTIIDVYSYSPSPGVVEIRPLIAGGEMPGQEIIDAVNAICSNKNIRPLTDFVQVVAPEQISYDISLTYWINSENAAAAEGIQASVDKVVDEYKLWQKSKLGRDIDPSELNARIKNAGAKRVALVLPAYQKLDRYQVASERTVTVIYGGLEDE, translated from the coding sequence ATGACAGTGCCTAGATTTAACTTGCCTGATATATCTTTTACTGAGAAATCAGCCACGCAAATTGAGGCTGATTTTTTAGCTGCTTATAAGAGCCTAACAGGTCAGGTTTTAGGTGATGCAGATCCCAGGAGGAAATTTATACAAGCATTAATTCCTATCATTGCGCAGCAAAGGGTATTGATTGACAACACCGGCAAACAAAACCTTATCAGCTATGCCGTAGATAATAGCCTGGATCACATCGGTGCGTTAACTGAAACATCACGTTTGCAGGCTACCTATGCTACAGCTACAGAGCGTTTTACATTGCTGGAAGCGCAGGTACAGGCATACACTATTCCGGTTGGCAGCAGGGTAACTGCAGGCGATAATGTTTTTTGGGCAACTACCGAGCCATTAGTAATCCCAGCGGGGCAATTAACAGGAGATGTGCAAGTACAATGCCAGACTATTGGCGCAGCAGGTAATGGCTATTTGCCCGGGCATATTAATCAGCTGGTTGATCCGTTGCCTTATGTTGTAACGGTTTCTAACATTACAGAATCTGAAGGCGGAATTGATATTGAGGCCAACGATCCTTACGCTGAACGAATTCACGAAGCTCTGGAATCTTTCAGCACTGCAGGTCCAGAAGGCGCGTATGAATATTGGGCAAAAACGGCCAGCCAGACTATCATTGATGTGTATTCTTACAGCCCTTCTCCCGGTGTGGTTGAGATAAGGCCGCTTATAGCTGGTGGTGAGATGCCGGGCCAGGAGATTATCGATGCCGTTAACGCTATATGCAGCAATAAAAATATCAGGCCGCTTACCGATTTTGTGCAAGTGGTAGCGCCGGAACAGATCAGTTATGATATCAGCCTTACCTACTGGATTAATTCAGAAAATGCGGCTGCAGCTGAAGGTATACAGGCCAGCGTTGATAAGGTTGTGGATGAATATAAGCTATGGCAAAAGTCCAAACTTGGACGTGATATTGATCCTTCCGAGCTTAACGCAAGGATTAAAAACGCCGGTGCTAAGCGAGTAGCTCTGGTGTTACCGGCTTATCAAAAGTTGGATCGATATCAGGTTGCAAGCGAGAGAACGGTTACGGTGATTTACGGAGGGCTGGAGGATGAGTAA
- a CDS encoding GPW/gp25 family protein, protein MEVDVTTKFIPLDFGASGTKEILQNVRMILATPKFSCPMDRDFAWDPDVLDAPMNIVQGKIAQRLVEAIRKYEPRAEIVDVSFEGDINGTFKPVVRVRVADDSA, encoded by the coding sequence GTGGAGGTGGATGTAACTACAAAATTTATTCCTTTAGATTTTGGCGCATCTGGCACCAAGGAAATCCTGCAGAATGTTAGGATGATTCTTGCCACTCCTAAGTTTTCTTGTCCGATGGATAGGGACTTCGCCTGGGACCCGGACGTGTTAGACGCGCCTATGAATATAGTTCAGGGCAAAATTGCGCAGCGCCTTGTTGAGGCTATACGAAAATATGAGCCGAGAGCTGAAATAGTAGACGTTTCATTTGAGGGAGATATTAACGGCACTTTTAAGCCGGTTGTGAGAGTGAGGGTTGCCGATGACAGTGCCTAG
- the avd gene encoding diversity-generating retroelement protein Avd produces the protein MRQKVEDMIVYGYTALRQFPKSEKHTLAADIKQSMYRLLSLVITTNKKYYKKTTMQELDVELDFLRSLVRLSMQLKFLPFKKYELWAGMLNEIGRMIGGWLKSIRQQ, from the coding sequence ATTCGCCAGAAGGTCGAGGATATGATCGTTTATGGCTATACTGCTTTGCGCCAGTTTCCGAAGTCAGAAAAGCATACGCTGGCAGCAGACATTAAACAATCAATGTACAGGCTGTTAAGTCTGGTAATAACAACAAATAAAAAATATTACAAAAAGACCACCATGCAAGAGCTGGATGTGGAATTGGACTTTTTAAGGTCATTAGTTAGGCTTTCTATGCAGTTGAAATTCCTTCCGTTTAAGAAGTATGAACTTTGGGCTGGTATGCTCAATGAAATTGGTAGAATGATCGGCGGATGGCTTAAGTCTATTCGCCAGCAATAA